A genome region from Erigeron canadensis isolate Cc75 chromosome 3, C_canadensis_v1, whole genome shotgun sequence includes the following:
- the LOC122591417 gene encoding probable calcium-binding protein CML44, with the protein MTTFSANDIRLMFNKLDRNGDDTVSIDELQWLLGSMKLGSSPKELECVAGKKNLNFDEFKNLFDSICLQEAHDSENDLLKSFEVFDKNRDGFISCDELCNALSILGLIDERDGIDVNMIIKAYDLNSDGLLDLDEFKRMML; encoded by the coding sequence ATGACTACCTTTAGTGCCAATGACATCCGTTTAATGTTCAACAAACTAGACCGAAATGGTGATGATACCGTGAGCATTGACGAGCTACAATGGCTTCTTGGCTCTATGAAACTTGGTTCAAGTCCAAAAGAGCTTGAGTGTGTTGCCGGCAAAAAGAATCTCAACTTCGATGAGTTTAAAAACTTGTTTGATAGTATATGCCTACAAGAGGCACATGACTCGGAGAATGATCTGTTGAAGTCTTTTGAAGTGTTTGATAAGAACCGTGATGGCTTCATTTCTTGTGATGAGTTGTGTAATGCATTGTCAATCTTGGGATTAATCGACGAACGTGACGGAATAGATGTCAATATGATTATCAAAGCTTATGATTTGAACTCCGATGGCTTATTGGATTTAGACGAGTTCAAGAGAATGATGTTGTGA